In a genomic window of Helianthus annuus cultivar XRQ/B chromosome 10, HanXRQr2.0-SUNRISE, whole genome shotgun sequence:
- the LOC110884644 gene encoding protein SYM1 isoform X1 → MATVNNHVVFFSGHKVSPPTNPISYSTTFSISPPTKLFSQSRKNHKVYPVMKSIAEDKEVVADEQNGSERESGVVGEGSEGIDKFASKAINASIVLGFGTLAVTRLLTIDHEYWHGWTLYEILRYAPEHNWIAYEEALKENPVLAKMVISGIVYSLGDWIAQCYEGKPLFEFDRIRLFRSGLVGFTLHGSLSHYYYQLCEALIPFKDWWVVPAKIAFDQTVWSAVWNSIYFVVLGLLRFESPANIFNELKTTFLPLLTAGWKLWPFAHLVTYGLIPVEQRLLWVDCVELVWVTILSTYSNEKSETRISDTSSEVDPNSPSKKH, encoded by the exons ATGGCTACCGTGAACAATCATGTCGTCTTCTTCTCCGGCCACAAAGTCTCTCCACCCACAAACCCCATCTCATATTCAACGACCTTCTCGATCTCTCCTCCGACTAAATTGTTTTCTCAATCGAGAAAGAATCATAAAGTATACCCAGTGATGAAATCAATTGCGGAGGATAAAGAGGTGGTGGCAGATGAACAAAATGGAAGTGAAAGGGAGAGTGGAGTTGTGGGAGAAGGGTCTGAAGGAATTGACAAGTTTGCGAGTAAAGCGATTAATGCTTCGATTGTTCTTGGGTTTGGTACTCTTGCTGTCACCAGGTTGCTCACCATTGATCATGAGTACTGGCAT GGATGGACCCTTTATGAAATACTTAGATATGCTCCCGAGCACAATTGGATTGCTTATgaagaagctcttaaagaaaaTCCCGTTTTGGCTAAGATGGTGATTAGTGGGATCGTTTATTCTTTGGGCGATTGGATTGCACAA tgTTACGAAGGGAAGCCGCTATTTGAGTTTGATAGGATCCGCTTGTTTCGGTCGGGCCTTGTTGGGTTCACTCTCCATGGATCTCTTTCTCATTACTATTACCAGTTATGTGAG GCCCTTATTCCGTTTAAAGATTGGTGGGTCGTTCCTGCAAAGATCGCATTTGACCAAACCGTGTGGTCAGCAGTGTGGAACAGCATCTATTTTGTTGTCTTGGGGTTGCTGCGTTTCGAGTCCCCTGCAAATATATTCAATGAACTGAAAACAACATTCTTGCCATTGTTGACG GCTGGATGGAAACTATGGCCATTTGCACACTTAGTAACCTACGGTTTGATTCCGGTGGAGCAAAGACTTCTTTGGGTGGACTGTGTGGAGCTCGTATGGGTAACTATACTCTCTAC gtACTCGAATGAGAAATCAGAAACAAGGATTTCAGATACAAGTTCAGAAGTAGACCCAAACAGCCCATCAAAGAAACACTAA
- the LOC110884644 gene encoding protein sym-1 isoform X2 → MATVNNHVVFFSGHKVSPPTNPISYSTTFSISPPTKLFSQSRKNHKVYPVMKSIAEDKEVVADEQNGSERESGVVGEGSEGIDKFASKAINASIVLGFGTLAVTRLLTIDHEYWHCYEGKPLFEFDRIRLFRSGLVGFTLHGSLSHYYYQLCEALIPFKDWWVVPAKIAFDQTVWSAVWNSIYFVVLGLLRFESPANIFNELKTTFLPLLTAGWKLWPFAHLVTYGLIPVEQRLLWVDCVELVWVTILSTYSNEKSETRISDTSSEVDPNSPSKKH, encoded by the exons ATGGCTACCGTGAACAATCATGTCGTCTTCTTCTCCGGCCACAAAGTCTCTCCACCCACAAACCCCATCTCATATTCAACGACCTTCTCGATCTCTCCTCCGACTAAATTGTTTTCTCAATCGAGAAAGAATCATAAAGTATACCCAGTGATGAAATCAATTGCGGAGGATAAAGAGGTGGTGGCAGATGAACAAAATGGAAGTGAAAGGGAGAGTGGAGTTGTGGGAGAAGGGTCTGAAGGAATTGACAAGTTTGCGAGTAAAGCGATTAATGCTTCGATTGTTCTTGGGTTTGGTACTCTTGCTGTCACCAGGTTGCTCACCATTGATCATGAGTACTGGCAT tgTTACGAAGGGAAGCCGCTATTTGAGTTTGATAGGATCCGCTTGTTTCGGTCGGGCCTTGTTGGGTTCACTCTCCATGGATCTCTTTCTCATTACTATTACCAGTTATGTGAG GCCCTTATTCCGTTTAAAGATTGGTGGGTCGTTCCTGCAAAGATCGCATTTGACCAAACCGTGTGGTCAGCAGTGTGGAACAGCATCTATTTTGTTGTCTTGGGGTTGCTGCGTTTCGAGTCCCCTGCAAATATATTCAATGAACTGAAAACAACATTCTTGCCATTGTTGACG GCTGGATGGAAACTATGGCCATTTGCACACTTAGTAACCTACGGTTTGATTCCGGTGGAGCAAAGACTTCTTTGGGTGGACTGTGTGGAGCTCGTATGGGTAACTATACTCTCTAC gtACTCGAATGAGAAATCAGAAACAAGGATTTCAGATACAAGTTCAGAAGTAGACCCAAACAGCCCATCAAAGAAACACTAA